From a single Nostoc edaphicum CCNP1411 genomic region:
- a CDS encoding DEAD/DEAH box helicase family protein, with amino-acid sequence MQTVEVEYSGQIQVNAGKNPRQLYAHQNEAIKALDQKNKSPFEGLLVLPTGGGKTLIAINWLLRNFIDKRKKVLWIAHRHELLDQAFETLKFSADPSLLNNVEKFRYRVISGHPKHDRPVNIQPTDDIIIASKDSLNSGLNHLLDNWVKHSDAVLLVVDEAHHSTAKTYRKLIDDIKQNFKDRGKADSFRMLGLTATPFRTDKGEQGLLKKVFPDDIIFSEHLRTLITRGILAEPIFENLETELDFYRELTDKDIKAIENFDKLPKKVAERIAMSNIRNRQIVDHYVDHQEKYKPLLVFAVDIQHAIALNSLFQKQGINSDFVASKISDANTGATVSVKENAEKIKRFRRGELEVLINVEMLTEGTDLPNIQTVFLTRPTTSTILMTQMIGRALRGQKAGGTEKAYVVSFIDNWEDKINWVNPEKLIEEEGEFRDKDIETMKRIARLISIEKIEEFTRMMDDSIDTTDWEKLDFLRRVPVGIYCFSILEPSESDEPVSRNYDVLLYNDTEEAYDSFVNDLESVFKSVDIENREILTDEELKYLLQLTKKLYFPDHSFLLGYRDADVENILRFYAQKQMEPEFIAFSERRKCDLSIVARHIYENDLTLRQVTEYLTSLWNDTKSFWQVLFGYNYLYFKKQVDIEINKLLGVYPDLIVTPPIVIPDTVPLESLSLVEIRERDPAEYRDIKDAVFAKYTNTKGFINCAMSEFKSQMRRDFQIDHIIPMSKGGLTTLDNLQVLSRKAHTEKTRLENLKTRI; translated from the coding sequence ATGCAAACAGTTGAAGTTGAGTATTCAGGTCAGATCCAAGTTAATGCAGGCAAAAATCCTAGACAACTTTACGCTCACCAGAACGAGGCAATCAAAGCACTGGATCAAAAAAACAAGTCTCCATTTGAAGGCTTACTAGTTTTGCCTACTGGTGGTGGAAAAACTTTGATAGCGATTAATTGGTTACTACGTAACTTTATCGATAAACGAAAAAAAGTTTTGTGGATTGCTCATCGGCATGAGTTACTTGACCAAGCCTTTGAGACGTTGAAATTTAGTGCCGATCCTTCATTGCTCAATAATGTCGAAAAGTTTAGATATCGTGTGATTTCCGGTCATCCTAAACATGATCGTCCTGTTAATATTCAACCAACTGACGATATTATTATTGCTAGTAAAGATAGTCTAAATAGTGGATTAAACCACCTCCTCGACAATTGGGTTAAACATTCTGATGCAGTTTTATTAGTAGTTGATGAAGCACACCACTCAACAGCAAAAACTTATCGAAAACTAATTGACGACATCAAGCAAAACTTTAAAGATAGAGGCAAGGCAGATAGTTTTAGAATGTTGGGGTTGACAGCGACTCCATTCAGAACAGATAAAGGTGAACAAGGTCTACTTAAAAAAGTCTTTCCTGACGACATTATCTTTTCAGAACACTTAAGAACACTCATTACTAGAGGAATTCTTGCTGAACCAATTTTCGAGAACTTAGAAACAGAACTAGATTTTTATCGGGAATTGACCGATAAAGACATCAAAGCGATCGAAAATTTTGACAAGCTTCCCAAAAAAGTTGCCGAAAGGATCGCAATGTCTAATATCCGTAACAGACAGATTGTTGATCACTACGTTGATCATCAAGAGAAGTATAAACCACTATTAGTTTTTGCAGTTGATATTCAACACGCGATCGCATTAAATAGCTTATTTCAGAAACAAGGGATTAACTCTGATTTTGTAGCGTCAAAAATATCAGATGCAAATACAGGAGCTACAGTTTCTGTAAAAGAAAATGCTGAGAAAATCAAGCGATTTAGAAGAGGAGAGCTTGAAGTACTCATTAATGTAGAGATGTTAACTGAGGGAACCGATTTACCCAATATTCAAACTGTTTTTCTGACTCGCCCAACTACTTCTACGATTCTAATGACACAGATGATAGGTAGAGCCTTACGTGGGCAGAAGGCAGGTGGTACAGAAAAAGCTTATGTTGTAAGCTTTATTGACAATTGGGAAGACAAGATTAACTGGGTCAATCCTGAGAAGTTGATTGAAGAAGAGGGGGAATTCCGCGATAAAGATATCGAGACAATGAAGAGAATTGCTCGACTTATCTCTATTGAAAAGATTGAAGAATTTACCCGCATGATGGATGATTCTATCGATACTACTGACTGGGAAAAATTAGACTTTTTGAGACGAGTTCCCGTTGGAATTTATTGTTTCTCTATTCTTGAACCTTCTGAATCAGATGAACCTGTATCTAGAAACTATGATGTACTTCTATATAATGATACTGAAGAGGCTTATGATAGTTTTGTCAATGATTTAGAGAGTGTATTTAAGAGCGTTGATATCGAAAACAGAGAGATATTAACTGACGAAGAACTTAAATATCTGCTGCAACTCACAAAGAAACTTTATTTTCCCGATCATTCATTCCTACTTGGCTATAGAGATGCTGATGTTGAGAACATTCTACGTTTCTACGCTCAAAAACAGATGGAGCCAGAATTTATTGCATTTAGTGAACGTAGAAAGTGTGATTTGTCAATTGTAGCGAGGCATATATACGAAAATGATTTAACCCTTAGACAAGTAACTGAATATCTCACTTCTCTATGGAATGACACTAAATCCTTTTGGCAAGTTCTATTTGGATATAACTATCTGTATTTCAAGAAGCAAGTAGACATTGAGATTAATAAACTGCTCGGAGTTTATCCTGATCTGATAGTTACTCCACCAATTGTAATTCCTGACACAGTACCCCTAGAAAGTCTCTCACTCGTTGAAATTAGGGAGAGAGATCCAGCCGAGTATAGAGATATTAAGGATGCTGTGTTTGCTAAATATACAAATACAAAGGGATTTATTAACTGTGCTATGAGTGAGTTTAAGAGCCAGATGCGAAGGGATTTCCAAATTGATCACATCATACCGATGTCAAAAGGTGGTTTAACCACGCTAGATAATCTTCAAGTTTTATCTCGTAAAGCTCACACAGAAAAGACTCGGTTAGAAAACCTAAAAACTAGAATTTGA
- a CDS encoding Uma2 family endonuclease, translating to MVTLPDRILMSAEEYLVWEPTQEERYEYWDGEVVAMSGGTRNHNRVCLNFFKLLDDALADVYDGLRLRTCEVYIVDVKMQVEPGQKYFYPDVVVTCDERDTDPQLIQFPCLIIEVLSPSTEAADRGKKFAKYRQSSTLQEYVLVQVAQPVVEVFRRNEQGKWVLSEYNLGDILRLESVDVKIAIANLYRQVQFETEATEN from the coding sequence ATGGTTACTTTACCCGATCGCATTTTGATGAGTGCAGAGGAATATCTGGTTTGGGAACCTACTCAAGAGGAACGCTACGAGTATTGGGATGGTGAAGTTGTGGCGATGAGCGGTGGTACACGCAACCATAATCGTGTTTGTCTAAATTTCTTTAAGCTTCTAGATGATGCCCTAGCCGATGTCTACGACGGGCTACGCCTACGCACCTGTGAAGTATACATTGTAGATGTAAAAATGCAGGTAGAACCGGGGCAAAAGTATTTTTATCCAGATGTGGTGGTGACTTGCGATGAGCGAGATACTGATCCACAATTGATACAATTTCCCTGCTTAATTATCGAAGTGCTATCACCTTCAACTGAAGCAGCCGATAGAGGGAAAAAGTTTGCTAAATATCGCCAATCTTCAACCTTGCAAGAATATGTCTTAGTACAAGTAGCTCAACCGGTTGTAGAAGTGTTTCGACGCAACGAACAGGGAAAATGGGTGCTGTCGGAGTATAATTTGGGCGATATATTGCGACTGGAATCTGTAGATGTAAAAATAGCGATCGCTAATTTGTACCGCCAAGTGCAGTTTGAAACTGAAGCAACCGAAAATTGA
- a CDS encoding SDR family oxidoreductase: MSNAYGRLSLRWTLTGKKALITGATKGIGLAVANEFLSLGAEVTIVARNSQDVEQQLIIWRELGLPAYGITADVATPDGRQAIFEQVGKIWDKLDILVNNVGTNISKKVLDYTAAEYQFIIQTNQISIFEMCRLFYPLLQNGENSSIVNISSVAGLVSNRTGAPYGMTKAAINQLTRSLSVEWASDHIRVNTVAPWAIRTPLTESVLDNQDFLKLVLSQTPMGRVGQPEEVAGLVAFLCMPAASFITGQCITVDGGFLAFGF, encoded by the coding sequence ATGAGTAATGCCTACGGCAGGCTAAGTCTACGCTGGACACTGACAGGAAAGAAAGCACTGATTACAGGTGCTACCAAAGGCATTGGACTAGCTGTTGCCAATGAGTTTTTATCTCTAGGTGCAGAAGTCACAATTGTGGCACGGAATTCTCAGGATGTTGAACAACAACTAATTATCTGGCGAGAATTAGGATTACCTGCTTATGGGATTACCGCAGATGTTGCAACCCCTGATGGGCGACAAGCCATTTTTGAGCAGGTTGGCAAAATCTGGGATAAATTAGACATCCTGGTTAATAATGTGGGAACCAATATCAGCAAAAAAGTATTAGACTACACGGCTGCTGAATATCAGTTCATTATCCAGACAAACCAGATATCAATTTTTGAGATGTGCCGTCTATTTTACCCTCTGCTGCAAAATGGGGAAAATAGCAGCATTGTGAATATAAGTTCTGTGGCGGGTTTAGTCTCGAACCGTACAGGCGCTCCTTATGGTATGACTAAAGCGGCTATAAATCAACTGACGCGATCGCTATCAGTTGAATGGGCTTCCGATCATATTAGGGTAAATACCGTAGCACCTTGGGCTATTCGCACACCTCTAACCGAGTCTGTACTCGATAATCAAGATTTTCTCAAATTAGTTCTATCACAAACACCTATGGGAAGGGTTGGTCAACCAGAAGAAGTAGCGGGTTTAGTAGCATTTCTTTGTATGCCTGCGGCATCTTTCATCACTGGACAATGTATCACCGTCGATGGCGGATTTTTGGCTTTCGGTTTTTAA
- a CDS encoding type II toxin-antitoxin system RelE family toxin, with amino-acid sequence MSYEIEFKSEATIGFETLTSTIQERILRKIRWLSENFEDLTPQPLSADLSGLFKLRIGDYRVIYSFDTEAQLITIHQVGHRRDIYN; translated from the coding sequence ATGAGCTACGAGATCGAATTTAAATCAGAGGCGACTATCGGGTTTGAAACTCTCACCTCAACTATTCAAGAGCGCATCCTGCGTAAAATTCGCTGGTTGTCTGAGAACTTTGAGGACTTAACCCCTCAACCTTTGAGTGCTGATTTAAGCGGTTTGTTCAAACTCAGAATTGGGGACTACCGAGTTATTTATTCTTTTGATACTGAAGCACAACTCATCACAATTCATCAAGTTGGGCATCGCCGTGATATTTACAATTAA
- a CDS encoding CsbD family protein — MSIEDRAKAAAKNVEGKAQEALGNVTGDPEDKAKGKAKQAESEVRHGIEDVKDNVKKNID, encoded by the coding sequence ATGAGCATAGAAGATCGCGCTAAAGCTGCTGCTAAAAATGTTGAAGGTAAAGCCCAAGAAGCATTAGGAAATGTCACTGGAGATCCAGAAGATAAAGCCAAAGGTAAAGCAAAGCAAGCTGAAAGCGAAGTACGTCATGGAATTGAAGACGTAAAAGATAATGTGAAGAAAAATATTGACTAA
- a CDS encoding type II toxin-antitoxin system VapC family toxin, giving the protein MKVLLDNNVILDVALERQPFFGNSDTVVSFVEEGQIEGYICASSFSDLYYIIRKEKGRNLALEFLREIVTFCHVTTVDSATINMALTVNFRDFEDAIQYSTAALNHLDAIITRNPRDFPVATPRIMTPEELIQELTNTL; this is encoded by the coding sequence GTGAAAGTCCTCTTAGACAACAATGTTATTTTGGATGTTGCTCTTGAGCGACAACCTTTTTTTGGCAATAGCGACACAGTTGTATCATTTGTTGAAGAGGGGCAGATAGAAGGCTACATCTGTGCATCTTCCTTTAGTGACCTTTACTACATCATCCGTAAAGAAAAAGGTCGAAATTTAGCTCTTGAATTTTTGAGGGAAATAGTTACTTTTTGCCATGTTACCACGGTAGACAGTGCCACAATCAACATGGCATTAACCGTTAACTTCAGAGATTTTGAAGACGCTATTCAATACAGCACTGCGGCACTCAATCACTTAGATGCTATTATTACCCGCAACCCTAGAGATTTTCCAGTTGCTACTCCCAGAATTATGACACCTGAAGAGTTGATTCAGGAACTAACAAATACTCTATAA
- a CDS encoding CUE domain-containing protein: MNAQLTPVEIQELQQLLPNDTPAQQALTTLQQHNGNLEASFDALWQEKVGKTDYSKGKKSLLQLTLNEIRAEICGDDGLQGKIKEYTKNPGSASLLNSIIGSLVAVAAVNGIPMDAAIATIVVLYILKIGINVYCKYTEPDSQPE; this comes from the coding sequence ATGAATGCCCAACTAACCCCTGTCGAAATCCAAGAACTTCAGCAACTTCTGCCAAACGACACCCCAGCCCAACAAGCGCTTACTACTCTGCAACAACACAATGGCAATCTAGAAGCGAGTTTTGATGCACTTTGGCAAGAGAAAGTCGGCAAAACAGATTATAGTAAGGGCAAAAAATCTCTTTTACAGCTGACCCTCAATGAAATCCGCGCGGAAATCTGTGGTGATGATGGTTTACAGGGCAAAATTAAAGAATACACCAAGAATCCTGGTAGTGCTTCTCTGCTCAATAGTATCATTGGCTCACTGGTGGCAGTTGCAGCAGTAAATGGAATACCGATGGATGCTGCGATCGCAACAATTGTCGTATTATATATTTTAAAAATTGGAATAAACGTTTACTGCAAATACACTGAGCCAGATAGCCAGCCAGAGTAA
- a CDS encoding Uma2 family endonuclease, with translation MLTNIRLISVREYHQMAEMGIFHPEERLELIAGQIIRMSAKGTAHESAITRTERLLRQRLGDKVLLRIQSPVQLDDYSEPEPDISVVKLNPLDYEDHHPNASEVFLLIEIADSSLKYDREVKANSYSKSGIIEYWILDVNGRKLYMYRLPSPDGYHSESILAEDVTISPLAFPDCAIAIRELLRKI, from the coding sequence ATGCTTACCAATATTCGCCTAATTAGTGTTCGAGAATATCACCAAATGGCGGAAATGGGTATTTTTCATCCTGAAGAACGCTTAGAATTAATCGCGGGACAAATCATCAGAATGTCAGCAAAAGGAACTGCTCACGAATCAGCGATTACCCGCACAGAAAGGTTATTACGTCAACGTTTGGGGGACAAAGTTTTATTAAGAATCCAGTCACCAGTGCAACTTGATGATTATTCGGAACCAGAACCAGATATTTCAGTGGTGAAGCTGAATCCATTAGATTATGAGGATCACCATCCCAATGCTTCCGAAGTATTTTTACTGATTGAAATAGCTGATTCCAGTCTCAAATATGATCGAGAAGTAAAAGCGAACTCATACTCTAAGTCAGGTATTATTGAGTACTGGATTTTAGATGTGAATGGACGCAAGTTGTATATGTATCGTCTCCCTAGTCCAGACGGATATCACAGTGAGAGCATACTTGCAGAGGACGTGACAATTTCACCTTTAGCTTTCCCTGATTGTGCGATCGCTATTCGGGAATTATTGCGAAAAATCTAG
- a CDS encoding histidine phosphatase family protein: protein MSLTLYLLRHGQTECSRNNSFCGSIDSELTPEGLDMAKAFADAYSSMDWTAIFCSPMRRTVLTAKPLCAAIGMEPQLRDGLKEINYGKWEGKTPEIISREYHDDYIRWSADPAWNAPTGGEMAVTIASRALQVIEEIKQSYSNGNVLVVAHKATIRILLCSFLGVDVGRFRFRLGCPVASVSIVEFSSHGPLLKVLADRSHLDEQLLNLPGT from the coding sequence GTGAGCCTAACTCTTTATCTCCTCCGTCACGGACAGACAGAATGTAGTCGCAATAATTCCTTTTGCGGTTCCATAGACTCAGAACTTACCCCAGAAGGGTTGGATATGGCAAAGGCTTTTGCTGACGCATATAGTTCTATGGATTGGACAGCAATATTTTGTAGTCCAATGCGGCGAACTGTATTGACAGCAAAACCCTTATGTGCTGCGATAGGGATGGAACCACAACTTAGGGATGGTTTAAAGGAAATCAACTATGGCAAGTGGGAAGGAAAAACGCCAGAAATAATTAGCCGTGAATATCACGATGATTATATTCGCTGGTCAGCAGATCCGGCTTGGAATGCTCCAACTGGTGGAGAAATGGCGGTTACAATTGCTTCTCGTGCCTTGCAGGTAATTGAAGAAATTAAACAAAGTTACAGTAATGGTAATGTTTTAGTTGTTGCACACAAGGCAACCATCAGAATTCTTCTGTGTAGTTTTCTGGGGGTTGACGTGGGACGCTTCCGTTTTCGTTTAGGATGTCCTGTTGCTTCGGTCAGTATTGTAGAATTTAGCTCACATGGGCCGTTGTTAAAGGTTTTGGCAGACCGTAGTCATTTGGACGAGCAGTTGCTAAATTTACCAGGGACGTGA
- a CDS encoding adenylate kinase, translating into MKKVAVFGNTGGGKSTLSKRLSEITGLPLHILDKIQYQSGGTEVPQEEYKHTHEKILVTDRWIIDGFGSIETVWLRLNKADTLIFIDLPLYVHFWWVTKRLITGFFKPPEGWPEKSPIFKSSLTSYRVLWLCHKYLTPKYREYIKQAQSTKSVYHIRSTEQISQFFELIKNETKISR; encoded by the coding sequence ATGAAAAAAGTAGCGGTGTTTGGCAATACTGGAGGCGGTAAATCAACTCTAAGCAAAAGATTATCGGAAATTACTGGTTTACCACTTCACATCTTAGACAAGATTCAATATCAATCAGGCGGCACTGAGGTTCCACAAGAAGAATATAAGCACACCCATGAGAAAATTTTGGTTACTGACCGTTGGATTATTGACGGGTTTGGTTCCATAGAAACTGTCTGGCTAAGACTGAACAAGGCGGATACTCTAATTTTTATCGATTTACCGCTATATGTGCATTTCTGGTGGGTGACTAAACGACTAATTACAGGCTTTTTTAAACCGCCAGAAGGCTGGCCGGAAAAGAGTCCAATATTTAAGAGTTCGCTTACTAGCTATCGCGTGCTTTGGTTATGTCACAAATATTTGACCCCAAAATATCGTGAGTACATCAAGCAAGCTCAAAGTACTAAAAGTGTTTATCACATTCGCTCAACTGAACAGATTTCGCAATTTTTTGAATTAATTAAAAATGAGACTAAGATTTCAAGATGA
- a CDS encoding tetratricopeptide repeat protein produces the protein MFFSNSLENQLQRWNETIRNQPKNPNAYIRRGMVNFQMAKIDESIQDFDMAEQLDERIKTYLWQRGLSYYYAERFAEGAEQFEIDLTVNAQDVEETVWRYLCIARSLGVEEARNSLLTVKNDPRRIMQRVYDLYSGNCTPDDVLTVGQSEGIKGNFYSHLYLGLYYEVENNIGLAQEYIVKAADNYKIDDYMWYLAQVHKILRGWI, from the coding sequence ATGTTTTTTTCAAATTCTCTGGAAAATCAACTCCAGCGCTGGAACGAAACCATTCGCAATCAGCCGAAAAATCCCAATGCTTACATTCGCCGAGGCATGGTTAACTTTCAAATGGCCAAGATTGATGAATCTATTCAAGATTTTGATATGGCGGAGCAATTGGATGAACGTATCAAAACTTACCTTTGGCAACGGGGATTATCGTACTATTATGCAGAAAGATTTGCTGAGGGCGCTGAACAATTTGAAATAGATTTGACTGTGAATGCTCAAGATGTAGAAGAAACAGTATGGCGATATCTCTGCATAGCTCGTTCGTTAGGTGTTGAAGAGGCACGTAATTCTTTACTAACTGTGAAAAATGATCCTCGACGTATTATGCAGCGCGTATATGATTTGTATTCTGGTAATTGTACACCAGATGATGTTTTAACTGTTGGTCAATCAGAAGGGATAAAGGGAAATTTTTACAGTCATCTTTACTTGGGATTATATTACGAAGTCGAGAATAATATCGGTTTAGCTCAGGAATATATAGTTAAAGCTGCTGATAATTACAAGATTGATGATTATATGTGGTATTTAGCGCAAGTACATAAAATACTGCGAGGATGGATATAG
- the uvrB gene encoding excinuclease ABC subunit UvrB, protein MTEFCLQAPFSPTGDQPQAIAQLTASIQSGNRYQTLLGATGTGKTFSVAAVIEKIGKPTLVLAHNKTLAAQLCNELRDFFPNNAVEYFVSYYDYYQPEAYIPVTDTYIEKTAAINDEIDMLRHSATRSLFERRDVIVVASISCIYGLGMPAEYLKAAIPLQIGMEVNQRQILRDLANVQYSRNDIEMGRGKFRVRGDVLEIGPAYEDRIIRVEFFGDEIDAIRYIDPVTGEIIKSLEAVNVYPARHFVTPEERLEGACHDIAAELKQQKLDLEQAGKLLEAQRIDQRTRYDLEMLREVGYCNGVENYSRHLAGRQAGESPECLIDYFPKDWLLIIDESHVTVPQIRGMYNGDQARKKVLIEHGFRLPSAADNRPLKAEEFWQKVNQCIFVSATPGNWELEISEDNVIEQVIRPTGVVDPEISVRPTEGQIDDLLGEIKDRADRQERVLITTLTKRMAEDLTEYLQDRSIRVRYLHSEITSIERIEILQNLREGKFDVLVGVNLLREGLDLPEVSLVAIMDADKEGFLRTERSLIQTIGRAARHVQGQAILYADNMTGSMIKAIDETDRRRGIQTAHNRLHGITPQPIVKKSSNAILAFLDVSRRLNATDLKVVDEHLDELPLEQIPGLITLLEAQMKEAAKKLEFEEAGKLRDRIKHLRDKMLGR, encoded by the coding sequence ATGACAGAATTTTGTCTTCAAGCTCCCTTTAGTCCCACAGGCGATCAACCACAAGCGATCGCACAACTAACCGCTAGTATCCAATCAGGCAACCGTTATCAAACTTTACTAGGAGCCACTGGAACTGGCAAGACATTTTCAGTAGCAGCAGTTATTGAGAAAATTGGCAAGCCAACCCTAGTCTTGGCGCATAACAAAACCCTGGCTGCACAGCTTTGTAACGAGTTGCGGGATTTCTTCCCCAACAACGCAGTCGAGTATTTTGTCAGCTACTACGATTACTATCAGCCAGAAGCGTATATTCCCGTTACCGATACTTATATTGAAAAAACGGCGGCGATTAATGATGAAATAGATATGTTGCGGCATTCAGCGACGCGATCGCTGTTTGAACGCCGTGATGTCATTGTCGTTGCTTCCATCAGCTGCATCTACGGTTTGGGAATGCCAGCAGAATATCTGAAAGCTGCCATCCCTCTTCAGATAGGTATGGAAGTAAATCAACGCCAAATTTTACGGGATTTGGCAAATGTTCAATATAGCCGCAACGACATCGAAATGGGCCGGGGAAAATTTCGTGTCCGAGGTGATGTCTTAGAAATTGGCCCAGCCTATGAAGACCGAATTATTCGCGTCGAATTCTTTGGTGATGAAATTGACGCGATTCGTTATATTGACCCGGTGACAGGGGAAATTATCAAAAGCTTGGAAGCGGTGAATGTTTACCCGGCGCGTCACTTTGTCACCCCAGAAGAACGCTTAGAAGGAGCTTGTCACGACATCGCCGCCGAGTTAAAACAGCAAAAACTAGACTTAGAACAAGCTGGGAAACTATTAGAAGCGCAACGCATAGATCAACGTACACGCTATGACCTAGAAATGCTGCGCGAAGTAGGTTACTGCAACGGTGTCGAGAACTATTCCCGTCACTTAGCAGGAAGACAAGCTGGAGAATCACCAGAATGTTTAATTGATTATTTTCCCAAAGATTGGCTATTAATTATTGATGAATCTCACGTAACCGTACCCCAAATTCGCGGTATGTATAACGGCGATCAAGCGAGAAAAAAAGTTTTAATTGAACATGGATTTCGGCTTCCAAGTGCTGCTGATAACCGTCCTTTGAAAGCCGAAGAATTTTGGCAAAAGGTAAATCAGTGTATTTTTGTTTCAGCAACTCCTGGAAATTGGGAATTAGAAATTTCAGAAGATAATGTAATTGAGCAAGTGATTCGACCAACTGGGGTAGTTGATCCAGAAATTTCTGTGCGTCCTACAGAAGGACAAATTGATGATTTATTGGGAGAAATTAAAGATAGAGCCGATCGCCAAGAACGAGTGTTAATTACCACATTAACCAAGCGGATGGCGGAAGATTTAACAGAATATTTGCAAGACCGCAGTATCAGGGTACGGTATTTACATTCCGAGATTACTTCTATTGAGCGGATTGAGATTTTGCAGAACTTGCGCGAGGGAAAATTTGATGTTTTAGTTGGTGTGAATTTGCTGCGGGAAGGTTTGGATTTACCGGAAGTTTCCTTAGTAGCAATTATGGATGCAGATAAAGAAGGTTTCCTACGAACAGAGCGTTCCTTAATTCAAACTATTGGTAGAGCTGCGCGTCACGTCCAGGGACAAGCGATTTTGTACGCCGATAATATGACGGGGAGTATGATTAAAGCCATTGATGAAACAGATAGACGGCGTGGGATTCAAACGGCACATAATCGACTGCATGGAATTACACCACAACCAATTGTGAAAAAATCAAGTAATGCGATTTTGGCTTTTTTAGATGTATCTCGGCGGTTAAATGCAACTGACTTGAAAGTTGTAGATGAACATCTAGATGAACTGCCATTAGAACAGATTCCAGGGTTGATTACTCTGTTAGAAGCGCAGATGAAAGAGGCGGCGAAGAAACTGGAATTTGAAGAGGCGGGGAAATTGCGCGATCGCATTAAACATCTGCGGGATAAAATGCTAGGACGTTAA
- a CDS encoding PEP-CTERM sorting domain-containing protein — MSRFQVRQKLQKYLPADIRKATLSTFAVLGVSFGFAALSSPASAALLFRESFDNAALSIDAFGSTSNNGTLQTDVPVGATVLKAYLYASSVWEDFNGPVSDVKLNGNLLKVADAFVLAPNENPATTVRWDVTSLLSSLGGLQNHTIEELGDNDGETLVVSYQDATTVGLSSFILDGELSPTGDTTRLNFDQPYSGGDFILSFADTYSIQPSGQLTIVDVTTDSTSSRRLTSSAGGQDDGEGANGALITAGGIGDSLTNPDPFASDSDGFRTDDELYNLALGNSADPNPFIQAGDTFVELNTVNPSNDDNVYSLFITSKFKTKVSVPEPLTTLGLLMVGGFGLAFCRKYKQQRKDTARA; from the coding sequence ATGAGTAGATTTCAGGTAAGACAGAAGTTACAGAAATATTTGCCTGCTGACATACGCAAAGCTACTTTGAGTACATTTGCAGTGCTTGGTGTCAGTTTTGGGTTTGCTGCCTTAAGTTCGCCAGCATCCGCAGCTTTGTTGTTTCGTGAGAGCTTCGACAATGCAGCACTTTCTATAGATGCTTTTGGTAGCACCAGTAACAATGGCACATTGCAAACAGACGTACCTGTAGGTGCAACTGTTCTCAAAGCCTACCTTTATGCCTCTTCTGTTTGGGAGGATTTTAATGGCCCTGTAAGTGATGTCAAACTGAACGGTAATTTGTTGAAGGTTGCTGATGCCTTTGTACTCGCACCTAACGAAAACCCAGCAACTACTGTACGTTGGGATGTTACCAGCCTTCTTAGCTCTTTAGGAGGTTTGCAAAACCATACTATTGAAGAGCTAGGAGATAATGACGGTGAAACTTTAGTTGTGTCTTATCAAGATGCCACAACCGTCGGCTTATCGTCTTTTATCTTAGACGGCGAGCTATCTCCCACAGGTGACACAACCAGGTTGAATTTTGATCAACCTTATAGCGGTGGCGATTTTATATTATCTTTTGCCGATACCTATAGCATTCAGCCAAGTGGTCAATTGACTATTGTGGACGTGACAACAGACTCTACTAGCTCTCGACGCTTAACTAGCTCTGCTGGCGGTCAGGATGATGGAGAAGGAGCTAATGGTGCTCTAATCACTGCTGGCGGTATTGGTGATAGTTTGACTAACCCAGATCCGTTTGCCTCTGATTCTGACGGTTTTAGGACTGATGATGAACTTTATAATCTAGCTCTTGGTAATAGCGCTGATCCTAATCCTTTTATCCAGGCAGGTGATACGTTCGTCGAGTTAAATACTGTAAACCCAAGTAATGATGATAATGTGTATAGTCTGTTTATTACCAGCAAATTCAAAACTAAAGTGTCTGTGCCCGAACCTTTAACTACACTGGGTTTATTAATGGTCGGTGGTTTTGGTCTAGCTTTCTGCCGCAAGTACAAGCAGCAACGAAAAGATACGGCAAGAGCTTAG